A DNA window from Labrus mixtus chromosome 4, fLabMix1.1, whole genome shotgun sequence contains the following coding sequences:
- the hsbp1b gene encoding heat shock factor-binding protein 1b, whose product MADTDPKSVQDLTNVVQTLLQQMQDKFQTMSDQIIGRIDEMSTRIDDLEKNIADLMTQAGVEEIEAPPEKAKEGQGS is encoded by the exons ATGGCGGACACGGATCCCAAGTCGGTGCAGGACCTTACCAATGTG GTCCAGACGCTGCTGCAGCAGATGCAGGACAAGTTCCAGACCATGTCAGACCAGATCATCGGGAGGA TCGATGAGATGAGTACGCGAATTGATGACTTGGAGAAGAACATCGCTGACCTGATGACACAGGCTGGTGTGGAAGAGATCGAGGCACCGCCAGAGAAGGCTAAAGAGGGACAAGGCTCATAA